The Limnochordia bacterium genome window below encodes:
- a CDS encoding glycosyltransferase family 4 protein, with product MENSRSVAILAGLFIPDSHRMTYSGADRYLVNLYQLLEELGYKPCVWQAGEYDHDFAGMKIRALPCGDGGPDGIIELNLNFFERTTDYSKAIYYAPQLAFPRVKRHSIVISHGVFWDYPGHPLSMMSLLQKEEWLRRLRYAFTAPDLLVSVDTNTLNWIRATWPGYENKQIYVPNFVDTEQFHPVRKDESKVTILYPRRLTWIRGIDDVKVVAERIIRRHDFVEFHFVGRGHDDSTGEAMRQWANANPRCKYYWVPFDEMPRVYQQADIVLIPTQAAEGTSLSCLEAMACGKAVICSWVGGLTDLVTHGQDGILCPMTPDALEAAIEELILHPEQRQLLGTSARRTAESFSLFRWKTNWTQALKRIWGGKPHEAY from the coding sequence ATGGAAAATAGTCGTAGTGTTGCTATCCTGGCGGGACTTTTCATACCAGACAGCCACCGAATGACCTATAGCGGAGCCGACCGCTACCTTGTCAACCTTTATCAGTTACTGGAGGAGTTGGGCTATAAACCTTGTGTCTGGCAGGCGGGGGAATACGATCACGATTTTGCAGGAATGAAGATTCGGGCATTACCTTGTGGCGATGGCGGACCCGATGGGATCATTGAGCTGAACCTAAACTTTTTTGAGAGGACCACGGACTATAGTAAAGCTATCTACTATGCGCCCCAACTGGCTTTTCCCCGCGTCAAGCGCCATTCCATCGTGATCTCCCATGGCGTGTTCTGGGACTATCCGGGGCACCCTCTATCGATGATGTCTCTTCTTCAGAAGGAGGAATGGCTGCGTAGGTTACGTTACGCATTCACGGCGCCGGACCTATTGGTATCTGTGGATACCAATACCCTTAATTGGATCCGTGCCACATGGCCTGGGTACGAAAACAAGCAGATTTATGTCCCCAATTTCGTTGATACAGAGCAATTTCATCCGGTAAGGAAAGATGAATCTAAGGTTACTATTCTTTATCCGCGACGGCTTACCTGGATTCGCGGAATCGATGATGTGAAGGTGGTTGCAGAGCGAATAATACGTCGTCATGACTTTGTTGAATTCCACTTTGTGGGGCGCGGCCACGATGATTCCACAGGGGAGGCAATGAGGCAATGGGCCAATGCTAATCCCCGATGCAAGTACTACTGGGTACCCTTTGATGAAATGCCACGGGTCTACCAACAAGCCGATATTGTCCTCATCCCCACTCAGGCAGCCGAGGGCACATCCTTATCCTGTTTGGAGGCCATGGCTTGTGGCAAAGCTGTTATCTGTTCTTGGGTAGGCGGGCTTACTGATTTGGTTACTCACGGACAAGATGGCATCCTTTGCCCCATGACTCCCGATGCTCTGGAAGCAGCCATTGAGGAATTGATTCTTCATCCTGAGCAAAGACAGCTCCTCGGCACATCTGCCCGCCGAACAGCAGAGTCCTTCTCACTGTTCCGTTGGAAAACCAATTGGACGCAAGCTTTGAAGAGAATCTGGGGAGGTAAACCACATGAAGCCTACTAA
- a CDS encoding glycosyltransferase family 4 protein, which produces MKPTNIRIAVLTDYLLHPSQNDFLAVAENLQLLHLIEYLRDALGCTVDVFQISTKPKRTFRGFQITGIAAECDRYGMFPGASTSFISLGLDYDLCIYYQWHMAFPRVCPKSVVVSHGIYWDSPGGYFNRLSLMEQKHIKDRLLYGLTASLAFVAGDRNTINVIRVLWPGYTQRLEYLPPGVDLEQFTPAVKDRNDCLRVVCPQDFTQEEGVNEILSLCRIFQNLEPSIEFHIVGHTREFGEALQLAHQVRVLPNARFYWVPTAQLTAVYHASDLALFPSRSSAGPSLYCLQAMACGLPVIAGLTGGLGEMVVDGWNGFLLEEPSIDHLVHRVYQLTRNQELRTQMGRNARLLAEGYPVSRWRNRWLHLVERLLLGTSQRGET; this is translated from the coding sequence ATGAAGCCTACTAATATTCGAATCGCGGTTCTTACGGATTATCTACTGCATCCGAGCCAGAATGACTTTCTGGCTGTGGCGGAAAACCTACAGCTTCTGCATTTAATAGAATACCTTAGGGACGCCCTTGGGTGTACTGTGGATGTCTTCCAGATATCGACAAAGCCGAAACGGACCTTCCGCGGTTTTCAGATCACGGGGATCGCTGCGGAATGCGATCGCTACGGAATGTTCCCGGGGGCTAGTACCAGCTTTATCAGTCTGGGCCTAGATTATGATCTGTGTATTTACTATCAATGGCATATGGCCTTTCCGCGGGTATGTCCAAAATCAGTAGTAGTATCCCACGGGATCTACTGGGATTCCCCTGGAGGATACTTCAATCGCTTAAGCTTAATGGAGCAAAAACATATAAAGGATCGCCTACTCTATGGTCTTACCGCATCACTAGCCTTCGTGGCCGGTGACCGCAACACAATAAACGTGATTAGGGTTCTGTGGCCAGGATATACCCAAAGGCTGGAATACCTCCCCCCAGGTGTGGATTTAGAGCAGTTCACCCCAGCGGTCAAGGACAGGAATGATTGCCTCCGCGTGGTATGCCCCCAAGACTTCACCCAGGAGGAAGGAGTCAATGAGATTCTAAGCCTATGTCGCATCTTCCAAAACCTAGAACCGAGTATCGAATTTCACATTGTCGGTCATACAAGGGAGTTTGGCGAGGCACTTCAACTAGCCCATCAGGTACGGGTGCTGCCAAACGCACGTTTTTACTGGGTACCGACAGCCCAATTGACAGCAGTCTATCATGCATCTGACCTTGCCCTATTTCCCTCTCGAAGTAGTGCAGGTCCATCACTGTATTGCTTGCAGGCCATGGCCTGTGGATTACCGGTCATCGCTGGTCTAACCGGTGGTCTAGGTGAAATGGTGGTAGACGGGTGGAATGGATTCCTCTTAGAAGAACCGAGCATTGACCACCTTGTGCACCGCGTCTATCAATTGACGCGCAACCAAGAGTTAAGAACACAAATGGGTCGAAACGCACGGCTCTTGGCCGAAGGCTATCCGGTCTCAAGATGGAGGAATCGATGGCTCCATCTGGTAGAAAGACTGCTCTTAGGTACTAGTCAAAGAGGTGAAACCTAA
- a CDS encoding glycosyltransferase family 4 protein, translating into MKVLMVVELLFLGGLETHVMALCRQLMLRKHQVYVHVKHCIGPWRELLTESGAILVDSPEEAGSLDLIHVHAWGKSPQRGILWSQQHDLPLVVTYHGLFKGYVEHLVGKAEIISVSPRVQQYLEVPSTVVENGIELEQFPASPLPFNRTVAWLGRLDGKRWLLLDTLFRACRRSKIRCRVIGGLLTPTAIHLLSVYDHVEWHGAVFNIAPLLRDVDVVFSTSRGIREAMASGRLAIVANDRYYGGLVEPNSLERLRSDSFMAWGQNLINPAIIAEDLLGLYSQPEYMSKVGRWGTAFAKETFSAERMATETEQVYHKALQKTC; encoded by the coding sequence ATGAAGGTTCTTATGGTCGTAGAGCTTCTGTTCTTAGGTGGATTAGAAACCCATGTTATGGCATTGTGCAGACAACTGATGTTGCGGAAACACCAAGTGTATGTCCACGTGAAGCATTGCATTGGACCCTGGCGGGAATTACTGACGGAAAGTGGAGCGATCCTAGTAGATTCCCCTGAAGAAGCGGGGTCTTTGGATCTTATTCATGTTCACGCGTGGGGCAAGTCACCCCAGAGAGGTATCCTCTGGTCACAGCAGCACGATCTTCCCTTAGTGGTGACTTATCACGGTCTTTTCAAAGGATATGTTGAGCACCTAGTAGGAAAAGCCGAGATCATCTCCGTCAGTCCTCGGGTTCAGCAGTACCTTGAGGTACCCTCAACGGTGGTTGAGAATGGTATTGAGCTTGAGCAGTTCCCTGCATCACCCCTACCCTTCAATCGTACAGTAGCCTGGCTTGGCAGATTGGATGGGAAGCGATGGCTACTACTAGATACACTTTTTCGAGCCTGTAGGAGGTCCAAAATACGATGCCGGGTCATAGGTGGGTTGCTGACACCAACAGCGATCCACCTCCTTAGCGTCTATGATCATGTAGAATGGCATGGAGCAGTGTTCAATATAGCACCACTTCTTCGTGACGTAGATGTGGTGTTCTCGACTTCAAGGGGAATCCGAGAAGCTATGGCATCAGGAAGGCTGGCCATAGTCGCCAATGATCGGTACTATGGCGGTCTAGTCGAACCCAACAGTCTTGAAAGACTACGCTCCGATAGTTTCATGGCCTGGGGACAAAACCTGATCAATCCAGCGATTATCGCGGAAGACCTCTTAGGGCTCTACAGTCAACCTGAATACATGTCCAAGGTGGGGCGATGGGGCACGGCCTTTGCCAAGGAAACATTTTCTGCCGAGCGGATGGCCACTGAAACAGAACAGGTTTATCACAAAGCTCTACAAAAAACGTGTTAA
- a CDS encoding Cof-type HAD-IIB family hydrolase — MSRIKLVAVDCDDTLLDKDLSISQENYRAITEAAARGVMVTLATGRMFQSCLPYAEHLDLKGPLIVYNGALVKDRRGNVWSCQTIPKDIALEIAHLAMLHRLCLNVYVQDRLYVSSLNEMVDYYVSVANVTPHVVGDLAAFIQDSDEPTKLLFVDEEERIAALAVLIRQGFSEVLEITSSKSRFLELMSKGVSKGEALLRVSKALGFSKDEIMAIGDSHNDLSMLQAAGIGVAVGNAVSELKEIADYVSLPHDYAGVAYAIDKFVLESPGNPPNSSRESVL, encoded by the coding sequence TTGTCAAGGATCAAACTGGTGGCCGTAGATTGCGATGATACCTTACTAGATAAAGACCTTTCTATTTCCCAGGAGAACTACAGGGCGATTACTGAGGCTGCCGCGCGAGGGGTAATGGTTACCTTAGCCACCGGTCGCATGTTTCAATCCTGTCTACCTTACGCAGAGCACTTGGATCTGAAAGGGCCGCTAATTGTCTACAACGGGGCATTGGTCAAGGATCGCAGGGGAAATGTCTGGAGTTGCCAAACGATCCCTAAAGACATTGCCTTAGAAATTGCCCATTTGGCTATGCTGCATCGGCTATGTCTAAATGTGTATGTACAGGACCGTCTTTATGTGAGCTCACTGAATGAAATGGTTGACTACTATGTATCCGTCGCCAATGTTACCCCCCATGTAGTCGGAGACTTGGCTGCATTTATTCAGGACTCCGATGAGCCCACTAAGCTACTTTTTGTTGATGAAGAAGAGAGGATTGCCGCCCTTGCTGTCCTTATTCGCCAAGGCTTTTCTGAGGTATTGGAAATAACCAGCTCTAAAAGTCGCTTTCTGGAGTTAATGAGCAAGGGAGTCTCCAAGGGCGAGGCCCTCCTTCGGGTTTCCAAAGCTTTAGGGTTTAGTAAAGATGAAATCATGGCCATTGGTGATAGTCATAACGACTTGTCAATGCTTCAAGCAGCCGGTATTGGGGTGGCTGTGGGAAATGCCGTGTCTGAGCTTAAAGAGATTGCCGATTACGTTTCGTTGCCCCATGATTATGCAGGGGTTGCCTATGCCATAGATAAGTTTGTGCTAGAGTCGCCAGGGAACCCCCCGAATTCGTCCCGGGAATCAGTCCTATAG
- the uvrC gene encoding excinuclease ABC subunit UvrC → MVSEKLRQKLDLLPRKPGVYIMKDDAGNVIYVGKATSLRSRVRSYFQEGEKSPKTQALANRVADIDYIITDSEVEALILECTLIKEHTPFYNIRLKDDKAYPYVRVTVQEDYPRVQVVRRITKDNARYFGPYTDVGALKQSLNFLGKVFPTRTCSGALVEKERPCLNYHIERCTAPCCGKISKEEYRDVVEQVCLFLQGNSDQIIKKLTKEMEKAAAKMEFERAAALRDQIGALEKTAERQKISSGTLEDLDLIAYAMEDDLICVQVFHVREGRVMGRDHFMMETQSSVSGPEILEAFIQQHYTRASFIPPKIALSEEVEDKELLIQWLSQIRGKKVVLHTPKRGRLKKLIELVSRNAHMKLQERLLAQRRAQQVQQEGLEELASLVGLSSGPRRIEGYDISNLGEDDAVGAMVVAIEGIPDSSQYRRFKVKSVQGQDDYGMLREVVGRRIMAYDREELADSFGDKPDLILVDGGLGQLGAVRKVLQEKGWQDVAVLSLAEREEEIYLLNHPQPVVLSEDSPAKRILQRLRDEAHRFALSYHHKLRAERVRESALDAIEGVGPKRKRILIDHFGSLGAIKKATLEELASVPGIPLSVARNIYLGIGQGDL, encoded by the coding sequence ATGGTAAGTGAGAAGCTTAGACAGAAACTAGACCTGCTACCCCGCAAACCCGGCGTGTATATCATGAAAGATGATGCTGGAAATGTGATCTATGTGGGTAAGGCTACTTCGTTAAGGAGCCGGGTACGTTCCTATTTCCAAGAGGGGGAGAAATCTCCCAAGACGCAGGCCCTAGCCAACCGGGTTGCCGATATTGATTACATTATTACCGATTCCGAAGTGGAAGCTTTGATTTTAGAGTGTACTTTGATCAAGGAGCACACTCCCTTTTATAATATTCGCCTGAAGGATGATAAGGCCTACCCTTATGTACGGGTTACTGTTCAGGAGGATTACCCCCGGGTGCAGGTGGTCCGCCGGATCACGAAGGATAATGCCAGATATTTTGGCCCCTATACAGATGTAGGTGCACTTAAACAGAGTCTGAACTTTCTAGGTAAGGTTTTTCCAACACGGACTTGTAGTGGGGCCTTGGTAGAAAAAGAAAGGCCCTGTTTGAACTATCATATTGAAAGATGCACTGCTCCCTGCTGTGGGAAAATAAGCAAGGAAGAGTACCGAGATGTTGTTGAGCAGGTTTGTCTTTTCCTCCAGGGGAATTCCGACCAAATCATCAAAAAACTGACCAAGGAGATGGAGAAGGCTGCTGCCAAAATGGAATTTGAACGAGCCGCGGCCTTAAGAGATCAGATCGGGGCATTGGAGAAAACCGCGGAAAGGCAGAAGATTTCTAGTGGTACCCTAGAGGATTTGGATTTGATTGCATATGCCATGGAAGATGACCTGATTTGTGTTCAAGTGTTCCATGTGAGAGAAGGAAGGGTCATGGGTCGGGATCATTTTATGATGGAGACCCAAAGCTCTGTCAGTGGGCCCGAGATTTTAGAAGCCTTTATCCAGCAGCATTATACAAGGGCTTCCTTCATTCCTCCGAAAATTGCCCTATCGGAGGAGGTCGAGGATAAAGAGTTACTGATCCAGTGGCTAAGTCAAATACGGGGGAAAAAGGTAGTCCTTCATACGCCTAAGCGGGGCAGGCTAAAGAAGCTTATTGAATTGGTCTCTCGTAATGCCCACATGAAGCTACAAGAACGGTTACTAGCCCAAAGACGGGCTCAACAAGTGCAACAGGAGGGTCTTGAGGAACTTGCTTCCTTGGTAGGGTTAAGTTCAGGGCCCCGGCGGATTGAAGGCTATGATATCTCCAATCTCGGCGAGGACGATGCCGTGGGTGCCATGGTGGTGGCCATTGAAGGAATTCCGGATTCCAGTCAGTACCGGCGGTTTAAGGTGAAGTCCGTACAAGGTCAGGATGACTATGGGATGCTGCGGGAGGTTGTCGGTCGCCGGATTATGGCCTATGATCGAGAGGAACTAGCAGATTCCTTTGGCGACAAACCAGATCTGATTCTGGTTGACGGTGGTCTTGGCCAACTAGGCGCAGTCCGTAAAGTTCTGCAAGAGAAGGGTTGGCAGGATGTGGCGGTATTGAGTCTGGCGGAAAGAGAAGAGGAGATCTACTTGCTAAATCATCCCCAGCCCGTGGTATTATCCGAGGACTCACCGGCGAAGCGAATTCTGCAACGACTTAGAGATGAGGCCCATCGTTTTGCTCTGTCCTATCACCACAAGCTTCGAGCGGAGAGGGTTAGGGAATCGGCATTGGATGCCATTGAAGGTGTAGGCCCGAAACGCAAGCGGATTTTAATCGATCATTTCGGCTCCCTTGGAGCGATCAAGAAGGCAACCCTAGAAGAACTAGCAAGCGTTCCGGGTATTCCTCTGTCGGTGGCCCGCAATATCTACTTGGGGATTGGGCAGGGTGATCTGTAA
- the uvrA gene encoding excinuclease ABC subunit UvrA, whose protein sequence is MPVGDRLIIRGARQHNLKNVNLELPRNQLIVFTGLSGSGKSSLAFDTIYAEGQRRYVESLSAYARQFLGQMDKPDVDLIEGLSPAISIDQKTTSHNPRSTVGTVTEIYDYLRLLYARIGSPHCHQCGRPIESQTVDQIVDQIMLLPGGTRIQVLAPIIRGRKGEHKSIFEQVRKDGYVRVRVDGEIKDVNEDIELDKYKIHDIEVVVDRIIIKDGIESRLADSLDTALRAGNGVVLIDVIGQESLLFSEKLACIQCGISVEELSPRMFSFNGPYGACPVCDGLGTRMEIDPDLVLDKERSINEGGIIPWANRNSKWLDAIVASLCSEYDIDRDLPLGQLEPKKLDVLLFGTRGREVSFSYTNMRNQTRTHQVAFRGVVGHLEEYLRENGTDAIPEYVSPYMQQRPCNTCKGKRLKPESLAVTVGGESIATVVDYSITQAVQFFRELSLTERQQQIARQILKEIQARLNFLVDVGLGYLTLSRSAGSLSGGEAQRIRLATQIGSGLVGVLYILDEPSIGLHQRDNQRLISTLKGLRELGNTVIVVEHDEDTIRSADWIVDIGPGAGSRGGEIVAEGTLEDIMACPRSITGQFLSNAQSIEVPPTRRKGSGKFLKIKGARQHNLKDIDVTIPLGVFVCVTGVSGSGKSTLINDILYQQLRRDLNRAACRGGEHDSIEGKEYLEKVINIDQTPIGRTPRSNPVTYTGVFGDIRELFAKTAEARMRGYQKGRFSFNLSGGRCEACRGDGIIKIEMHFLPDVYVPCEVCKGKRYNRETLEITYKGKNIADVLDMSVADALDFFSNIPQIQRKLATLNDVGLGYISLGQPATTLSGGEAQRVKLATELQRRSQGRTLYVLDEPTTGLHAADIKKLLLVLHRLVEGGNTVIVIEHNLDVIKTADYIIDLGPEGGDGGGRVVAQGTPEEVAFHRDSYTGQFLYPVLFSENCLVGQAKRG, encoded by the coding sequence ATTCCCGTGGGTGATAGACTCATTATTAGAGGAGCACGTCAGCACAATCTAAAGAACGTTAACTTGGAGCTACCGCGGAATCAGTTGATTGTTTTTACTGGTTTATCCGGCTCAGGTAAATCCAGTTTAGCTTTTGATACGATTTACGCCGAAGGACAGCGCCGGTATGTGGAGTCCTTATCCGCCTATGCCCGCCAATTCTTAGGGCAGATGGACAAACCCGATGTGGATCTGATCGAAGGACTTTCCCCGGCCATATCCATTGATCAAAAGACCACAAGTCATAATCCCCGTTCTACTGTAGGGACTGTTACAGAGATCTACGACTATCTACGATTGCTCTATGCTCGAATAGGCTCCCCCCATTGTCACCAATGTGGACGGCCTATCGAAAGCCAAACGGTTGATCAGATTGTGGATCAGATCATGCTTTTGCCGGGGGGAACCAGGATTCAGGTTCTCGCTCCGATCATCCGGGGACGTAAGGGTGAGCACAAGAGCATCTTCGAGCAAGTCCGCAAAGATGGTTATGTGCGGGTTCGGGTGGATGGAGAGATAAAGGACGTAAATGAGGATATAGAATTAGATAAGTATAAGATCCATGATATCGAAGTGGTTGTTGATCGGATTATTATCAAGGATGGGATTGAGAGTCGCTTAGCGGATTCCCTAGATACAGCGCTACGTGCGGGCAATGGAGTGGTGTTGATCGATGTTATCGGTCAAGAATCCTTACTCTTTTCTGAGAAACTAGCTTGTATTCAGTGCGGGATCAGCGTGGAAGAATTATCTCCCCGTATGTTTTCGTTTAACGGTCCCTATGGTGCTTGCCCGGTCTGCGACGGGCTAGGCACTAGGATGGAGATTGATCCCGACTTAGTGTTAGATAAGGAACGCTCGATAAACGAGGGTGGGATCATCCCCTGGGCCAACCGCAATAGTAAGTGGCTAGATGCCATTGTCGCATCGTTATGCAGTGAATACGATATTGATCGAGATCTTCCCCTAGGGCAGCTAGAACCAAAGAAGCTAGATGTGCTGCTTTTCGGGACCAGGGGTAGGGAGGTCTCCTTTTCGTATACCAATATGAGAAACCAGACGAGGACCCATCAGGTTGCCTTTCGGGGTGTAGTGGGTCACCTAGAGGAGTACTTGCGGGAAAACGGGACCGATGCTATCCCTGAATACGTTAGTCCTTACATGCAGCAGCGGCCATGCAATACTTGCAAGGGAAAACGCCTTAAGCCGGAAAGTCTGGCGGTGACCGTAGGCGGCGAAAGCATCGCCACTGTTGTAGATTATTCCATCACCCAGGCGGTTCAGTTTTTTAGGGAGTTGTCGCTAACGGAGCGGCAGCAGCAGATTGCCCGGCAGATCCTAAAGGAGATCCAGGCCAGACTCAATTTTCTTGTGGATGTAGGCCTTGGGTATTTGACCCTTTCTAGGAGCGCTGGTAGTCTTTCTGGGGGGGAGGCCCAAAGGATCAGGTTGGCCACGCAGATCGGGTCCGGTCTGGTTGGAGTTTTGTACATTCTTGATGAACCCTCCATTGGTCTGCATCAGCGGGATAACCAAAGGTTGATTTCTACTTTGAAAGGACTACGAGAACTGGGGAATACAGTGATCGTTGTGGAACATGATGAGGATACAATCCGCTCTGCAGACTGGATTGTGGATATTGGTCCCGGTGCTGGTAGCCGCGGTGGTGAGATTGTGGCTGAAGGCACTTTAGAGGATATTATGGCATGTCCTCGTTCTATTACTGGACAGTTTCTCTCAAACGCGCAGTCTATCGAAGTGCCGCCAACTCGTCGCAAAGGTTCAGGGAAATTCCTTAAGATTAAAGGGGCCAGGCAGCACAACCTAAAAGACATTGACGTGACCATACCCCTAGGGGTATTCGTGTGTGTAACCGGTGTTTCCGGCTCGGGTAAGAGCACCTTAATCAACGATATTCTGTACCAGCAGCTAAGGCGGGATCTCAATAGAGCTGCCTGTCGTGGTGGGGAGCACGATAGCATAGAGGGCAAGGAGTATCTGGAGAAGGTAATTAACATCGATCAGACACCCATCGGGCGGACTCCCCGGTCTAACCCGGTGACCTATACCGGAGTCTTTGGTGATATCAGGGAGCTTTTTGCTAAGACAGCAGAGGCGCGAATGAGGGGGTACCAGAAGGGGCGCTTCAGTTTTAACTTGAGCGGGGGTAGGTGTGAAGCCTGTCGGGGTGATGGGATTATCAAGATTGAAATGCACTTCCTGCCCGATGTATACGTTCCCTGTGAGGTTTGTAAAGGCAAAAGATACAACCGGGAGACTTTAGAGATCACCTATAAGGGTAAGAACATTGCCGATGTGCTAGATATGTCTGTGGCCGATGCTCTAGACTTCTTCAGCAATATCCCACAGATTCAAAGGAAACTGGCTACACTAAACGATGTAGGCTTAGGCTACATTTCCCTCGGTCAACCGGCCACCACCCTCTCCGGTGGGGAGGCCCAAAGAGTAAAACTAGCCACCGAGCTGCAGCGTCGCAGCCAAGGAAGGACCCTTTATGTCTTGGATGAACCCACAACAGGTTTGCATGCGGCGGACATCAAGAAATTACTTCTGGTTCTCCACCGTCTCGTCGAGGGGGGTAACACCGTAATTGTGATCGAACACAATCTCGATGTAATAAAGACCGCTGACTACATCATTGATCTAGGTCCTGAAGGTGGTGACGGGGGAGGGCGGGTTGTTGCCCAGGGGACCCCCGAAGAGGTTGCCTTTCATCGGGATTCCTATACCGGACAATTCCTTTACCCCGTCTTATTTTCGGAGAACTGCCTGGTAGGACAGGCAAAAAGAGGATAA
- the uvrB gene encoding excinuclease ABC subunit UvrB: MEFTMVSDFIPRGDQPQAIEKLSSNILASKRAQILLGATGTGKTYTIAQVIARVQKPTLVMAHNKTLAAQLYGEFREFFPHNAVHYFVSYYDYYQPEAYVPQSDTYIEKDASINEEIDRLRHAATSSLFERRDVIIVASVSCIYGLGSPEDYVGLTLSLEHGQCRDREQILRRLVDIQYDRNDIGFQRGTFRVRGDVIEIIPVYNENIIRIELFGDEVDRINEVDPITGEVIGERSKIAIYPASHFVTTQEKMKKAVASIEAELQEQLKILHDQGKLLEAQRLKQRTEYDLEMLAEVGYCTGIENYSRHLAQRQSGETPTTLMDYFPKDFLLVVDESHQTIPQVRGMYAGDRSRKETLVKFGFRLPSALDNRPLTFSEFESHINQVIFVSATPGPYELEQTDLVVEQIIRPTGLVDPEVVVKPVEGQIDDLLEELNIVIARGERALVTTLTIKMAEALTEYLYEMGIRVRYLHSEIDALTRTEIIRDLRLGEFDVLVGINLLREGLDLPEVSLVAILDADKEGFLRSDTALIQTIGRAARNVYGRVVMYADRITNSMERAISETNRRRAIQQQYNEEHNITPQTVKKAVRERVGSEVPAEEKQSKPEVSDPKILAKDIKELEKQMFQAAQQLEFERAAILRDQIKELRSGLLRMSSGGEGDSRG, translated from the coding sequence ATGGAATTTACGATGGTTTCTGATTTTATACCCCGGGGAGACCAGCCCCAGGCAATTGAAAAACTAAGTAGCAACATCTTAGCTAGTAAGAGGGCTCAGATTCTACTTGGAGCCACGGGTACAGGTAAGACCTATACTATTGCTCAGGTGATTGCCAGGGTGCAGAAGCCAACGTTAGTAATGGCTCACAACAAGACGTTGGCCGCTCAGCTATATGGCGAATTCAGGGAATTTTTTCCCCACAATGCAGTCCATTATTTTGTAAGCTACTACGATTACTATCAGCCGGAGGCTTACGTTCCTCAGAGCGATACCTATATCGAAAAAGATGCATCAATTAACGAGGAGATTGATCGGTTACGCCATGCGGCCACCAGTTCTCTTTTTGAACGAAGGGATGTCATTATTGTGGCCAGCGTATCTTGTATCTACGGGCTTGGTTCGCCGGAGGATTACGTTGGGTTGACCCTATCCTTAGAACACGGCCAATGCCGGGACCGAGAACAGATCCTACGTCGGCTGGTGGACATACAATATGATCGAAACGACATTGGGTTTCAGCGCGGTACCTTTCGGGTCCGGGGGGATGTAATAGAGATTATCCCGGTGTATAATGAGAACATTATCCGCATAGAGCTGTTTGGTGATGAGGTAGATCGTATCAACGAGGTTGATCCCATTACCGGAGAGGTTATTGGGGAAAGATCCAAGATTGCAATCTACCCAGCAAGTCACTTTGTCACGACCCAGGAGAAAATGAAAAAAGCAGTTGCCTCCATCGAGGCTGAACTTCAGGAGCAACTGAAGATTCTGCATGACCAAGGTAAACTGCTGGAAGCCCAAAGACTAAAGCAGCGTACCGAATATGATCTAGAGATGTTGGCGGAAGTTGGGTATTGTACAGGAATTGAGAATTACTCAAGGCATCTGGCCCAGCGACAATCCGGTGAAACCCCGACGACCTTGATGGACTATTTCCCTAAGGATTTCCTGTTGGTAGTTGATGAGTCCCATCAGACTATACCCCAGGTACGGGGGATGTATGCCGGGGATCGGTCCCGAAAGGAGACCCTAGTGAAATTCGGTTTTCGTCTACCCTCTGCCTTGGATAACCGGCCCCTGACCTTTTCGGAGTTTGAGTCCCACATTAACCAAGTCATATTTGTCTCAGCTACCCCCGGGCCCTATGAACTGGAGCAGACAGATTTAGTGGTCGAACAGATCATTCGCCCCACGGGATTGGTGGATCCTGAGGTGGTAGTCAAACCGGTGGAAGGTCAGATTGATGATCTCCTTGAGGAGCTAAACATTGTGATTGCCAGGGGCGAAAGAGCGTTGGTGACAACGCTCACGATTAAGATGGCAGAGGCTCTGACCGAGTATCTGTATGAGATGGGGATTCGGGTCCGCTATCTGCATTCTGAAATTGATGCCTTAACTAGGACCGAGATCATCAGGGACCTCAGACTAGGCGAGTTTGACGTCTTAGTGGGGATTAATCTGTTGCGGGAGGGGTTGGATCTGCCCGAAGTCTCTTTAGTTGCTATCCTGGACGCGGATAAGGAGGGCTTTCTCCGCTCGGATACGGCTCTGATTCAAACCATCGGACGGGCCGCCCGTAATGTCTATGGACGGGTGGTTATGTATGCGGATCGGATCACCAATTCTATGGAACGGGCGATCTCTGAGACAAACCGCCGAAGAGCCATTCAACAGCAGTACAACGAAGAACACAATATAACACCCCAAACGGTGAAAAAAGCGGTACGGGAGCGGGTTGGCAGTGAGGTTCCTGCCGAGGAGAAACAGTCGAAGCCAGAAGTCTCAGATCCTAAGATCTTGGCTAAAGACATTAAAGAGTTAGAAAAGCAGATGTTCCAAGCGGCACAGCAGCTAGAGTTTGAACGGGCCGCGATCCTTCGGGATCAGATCAAGGAACTACGGAGCGGATTATTAAGGATGTCAAGTGGTGGGGAAGGTGATTCCCGTGGGTGA